The sequence ttatGTCTTCTCTAATCTGTTTTACCGAAGGAGCTTAGCTGAGCTTCATAAATGTATTGATCGTAATCTTCGTTTTGTTAAAAGACATTGAGGAAGGGAATAGCATACAAGTACAAGCCATACGTAGTGGACTCTGTGACCGGTTTCACCGAGTGCTTCGCTCACGAGGAACGCCCCTTAACTATTCCGGAGGATTATTCCAAGTCTAATTATGTGGAAACAGTGTTTTATAGCTTGGACTGCGGTTACGAGTGCCATAACACCCCTGCTTGCTCCCTCCATGGTGACCGTAGTCGCCAGGTTATGTGATAATAGGAATGTAATAATGAAGTGCACCAACTTATAATCTTTCTCAACGTTTGTTGAAAAAATAAGCATTGTACTTCGTATATATATTACGTTGATACAATAAGCCTTGCACTGCGTATCTATGTATCATCTGTCGTATGAGCGAAAATATAAAACTGCACCTGTCGTTACCCTTGCTATGTCTTTTCTTCAATAATTAGAGTTTTTACTTAATTATGTTTCTTGGAGTATACAAAACAGGCTAGTGATGGTTAGGGAGATGATATTGAATTTTCATGGGTATTTTTAGGGAATCGTTTAAATCACAGATACTAAGTTTACACTTTTAGACTttaaagtgttaaacacttagggTTGACTGaaattttctaggcttaatatgttgcttaatgtgtgtggtcacactaagaatacacttctaagcttaaaagtgttaaacacttagagttgactaacattctctaggcttaatatgtcaCTTAGTAGGTGTGGTTTATGACTGCCCCATTTTTATTATTTccattcaattttttaatttcttgtttatGTGAGATCTGCAAGAAAGCATTTTTTTAAGTTTTCCATATTATGTGTTTGGGAGTACTCTTTCAATTAAATCTAATCCATGATGTGATCTCACTATCATTGTTTACAGATGTTGAACGTTTACATTGAATGAAATTTCACCTCTTAATTGTAAATCATTCCGTTTTATATAATAATTTATACAAATTTTAAAGTGGTGATGTTGTTTTTGTGTTCAGTATGGTTCAAACCCACACATGGTCATTATCATCACAAGCTTATATGTTCCCTGATCCAATGTGCTCATAGGTTTGAGCCTCAACTTTGTCATATGGGGATGCCCCCCTTGTTTGTGACCTCACCACTTTGTAGCTCTAAGTCAAAAAAATTCCACATGGTATCAAAGAGCATGTCAACCCAACATCACTTGTCATGTTATAaaatcaattatttataaaatagtataaaattataaattatacaaCATACAAATAAAAGTAATTCTCATTATTAAATATTTGTTGTTGGTTGTTCCAATTTTCTTTATTTTATGAGCCTCAATGAGGATGTGTTGATTTGTaataacaaattaataaataaaacatgcTTATGTTAGTCTTGGATCATAATTTGACCATTTTTTATCCATGTTTCACTCCTCTTCTATTGATGTTTTATAAACTCTACTTTGAATTTTAGAAATCAGTTAGAGTACTTAATATTATCATACTTATTTTGCAAAGCATACTTTTAAATTATTAAGGGTAATAATTGTTATGCTCTAAAGTTAATGAACATCAAACAACTTATAGCATGTGCATTTTATAATTGAAAATGTCTAATGTGTAGGATAAAAAGCTTATTATAGTTTTAAAGTGCTTTGGTACCCTTTGATTATTTATTTTCGAGCGAATTATTACAAAAAAGTATGAAATATTTTGTTCCATATTTATTCCACAAGAACATAACAAGTAACAATCTCCAAATTTTCCAAATTGAACCTCAATTAAGTTTTCTTGAATTCTATATGAAGATCAACATAGATCAACAATCACCAGATGTCGACCTAATACTTTTATAGTTTGAGTTGTATTCtttaatgttgatatgcttttcaAGAGGAGCAAATCCACACTATCATTATTATCTAT is a genomic window of Cryptomeria japonica chromosome 7, Sugi_1.0, whole genome shotgun sequence containing:
- the LOC131856313 gene encoding uncharacterized protein LOC131856313; its protein translation is MSGREFKMVGNAPEMGSWVLSKVENMTQTPVDVLASAVTLRKGIAYKYKPYVVDSVTGFTECFAHEERPLTIPEDYSKSNYVETVFYSLDCGYECHNTPACSLHGDRSRQVM